A genomic stretch from Xiphophorus maculatus strain JP 163 A chromosome 14, X_maculatus-5.0-male, whole genome shotgun sequence includes:
- the LOC102220549 gene encoding RNA-binding protein 4.1-like, giving the protein MVKIFIGNLASETTAKELRELFEKYGKISECDIVKNFGFVHMDNLSEAEEAIKNLHQTDLNGWRMNVEMSKGRTKFSTKLHVGNLSEEVTSEILRAKFEEFGPVVECDIVRNYAFVHMEKLADAMEAIDKMDNTAFKGKLINVRLSTSRLRPAPGMGDHTGCFVCGKHGHWSKDCQVGRDDSYGDGTRFHSVREPSYGMAAPPPADYSMYNRASYAGGLPQPPPPPPPPPPNRGYAAQLGDWYASRAAGAYADRSYVYDRSRLYSSADYYEKYRARPYGSSYFEERRLPYLPPPLPPPPPSSLPKVSPSVDPYDRRPVPPASSVPAYYTPEHNPIRRVPVVSAAYNYERKRLSPVPATTSSYSVSQPKEHYAQRYAPY; this is encoded by the exons ATGGTGAAAATCTTCATTGGCAACCTTGCATCGGAAACTACTGCCAAGGAGCTGCGAGAACTCTTTGAAAAGTATGGCAAAATCTCGGAATGTGATATTGTGAAAAACTTTGGTTTTGTTCACATGGACAACCTGTCAGAGGCAGAGGAGGCCATCAAAAACCTCCACCAGACTGACCTGAACGGCTGGCGCATGAATGTGGAGATGAGCAAAGGCAGAACCAAATTCAGCACCAAACTTCATGTCGGCAACCTCAGTGAAGAGGTCACAAGTGAAATTCTTCGGGCCAAGTTTGAGGAGTTTGGCCCGGTGGTCGAGTGTGACATTGTCAGAAACTATGCCTTTGTTCACATGGAGAAACTGGCGGATGCCATGGAGGCCATCGATAAGATGGATAACACCGCCTTCAAAG GCAAGCTGATCAACGTCCGACTGTCCACCAGTCGGCTTCGCCCGGCCCCGGGAATGGGAGATCATACTGGCTGCTTTGTCTGCGGGAAACACGGTCATTGGTCGAAAGACTGTCAAGTCGGTCGGGACGATAGCTACGGTGATGGCACAAGATTTCACAGCGTCCGGGAGCCCTCATATGGCATGGCCGCACCTCCACCAGCTGATTACTCTATGTATAATCGAGCTAGTTATGCTGGCGGGTTGCCGCAGCCTCCTCCTCCCCCGCCACCTCCTCCGCCTAATCGTGGCTATGCCGCTCAGCTGGGGGATTGGTATGCGAGCCGAGCTGCAGGCGCATATGCAGACAGGTCATATGTTTATGATCGTAGCCGTCTCTACAGCAGTGCTGATTACTATGAGAAGTACAGAGCTCGGCCTTATGGCTCAAGCTATTTCGAAGAGCGTCGTTTGCCCTATCTCCCACCTCCGCTCCCTCCACCTCCCCCTTCTTCTCTTCCCAAGGTCTCACCCAGTGTGGATCCATATGACCGTCGGCCGGTGCCTCCAGCTTCATCAGTCCCTGCATACTACACACCGGAACACAACCCAATCAGACGAGTACCAGTTGTCTCAGCGGCCTACAACTACGAACGAAAGCGGCTGTCTCCAGTTCCTGCTACCACAAGCTCCTACTCTGTTTCACAGCCAAAAGAACATTATGCACAGCGATATGCGCCTTACTAA
- the LOC102236671 gene encoding RNA-binding protein 4.1-like, whose translation MVKIFIGNLSSDTTSDELRSLFSQYGKISECSIVKNFGFVHMDDKSEAEEAIRNLHQYELNGQPLNVEMSRGKARGSTKLHVGNIACTNQELRAKFEEFGSVVECDIVKNYAFVHMERVEDAMEAINKLDNTAFKGKLMSVKLSTSRLRTAPGMGERSGCYRCGQEGHWSKECPLDQNGYQRNGSEPNSEGFDSSRFGGRGRSRAFPDFSAAPDYDGSYGPAFSRVSAQSNSMAGYRGGTGYENAVRYGPPQAYGISAVADNTVARMYGSESAYRSNAAVYGAVPAYSVRRSPYDERDPYGVVDYYEKYRASSYGGTYYDDRRVVPVPGPTTPASTAVRERVPPTSIDPYVCPPLPPPPPAAPVSTYYARDRSPIRRVAGDAAGYAFERSRLSPVPVTPRSGTYEHLRDPVAERARYTY comes from the exons ATGGTGAAAATCTTCATCGGCAACTTGTCATCTGACACTACATCAGATGAACTCCGCTCTCTGTTCTCCCAGTATGGCAAGATTTCAGAATGTTCTATTGTGAAAAACTTTGGCTTTGTGCACATGGACGACAAATCAGAGGCAGAAGAAGCTATACGCAACCTGCACCAGTACGAGCTTAATGGCCAGCCGTTGAATGTAGAAATGAGCCGAGGGAAGGCAAGAGGATCCACCAAGCTCCATGTCGGCAACATCGCGTGTACCAATCAAGAGTTAAGGGCCAAGTTTGAAGAGTTTGGCTCTGTGGTGGAGTGCGACATTGTTAAAAACTATGCTTTTGTTCACATGGAGCGAGTGGAGGATGCCATGGAGGCTATTAATAAGTTGGACAACACAGCTTTTAAAG GAAAACTGATGAGCGTGAAGCTATCAACTAGCCGCCTGCGTACTGCGCCGGGAATGGGAGAACGATCGGGTTGTTATCGTTGCGGGCAGGAAGGCCACTGGTCCAAAGAATGCCCTCTAGACCAAAATGGCTACCAGAGAAATGGCTCAGAGCCAAACTCTGAGGGATTCGATTCCTCGAGATTCGGCGGGCGTGGTCGCAGCAGGGCTTTTCCAGACTTCAGTGCAGCTCCGGATTATGACGGCAGCTACGGTCCTGCTTTTTCCCGGGTTTCCGCTCAAAGCAACAGCATGGCGGGTTACAGAGGAGGTACGGGCTATGAGAACGCAGTGCGGTATGGGCCACCGCAAGCTTACGGCATAAGCGCTGTCGCTGATAATACCGTGGCTCGGATGTACGGCAGCGAGTCGGCATACAGGAGCAACGCCGCGGTCTATGGCGCGGTACCAGCCTATTCGGTGCGACGGTCGCCCTACGACGAAAGGGATCCGTACGGGGTCGTGGACTACTACGAGAAGTACAGGGCCAGTTCTTACGGAGGCACTTATTATGACGACCGGCGTGTTGTCCCTGTGCCTGGTCCAACAACGCCAGCCTCCACAGCTGTGAGGGAACGGGTTCCCCCCACTAGCATTGATCCATACGTGTGTcctcccctccctcctcctcctccagcagccCCGGTGTCTACATACTACGCACGTGACCGGAGTCCGATACGGAGAGTCGCCGGCGACGCGGCTGGATACGCATTTGAGCGATCGCGGCTTTCCCCGGTGCCCGTGACTCCCAGAAGTGGTACCTACGAGCATTTGCGGGATCCTGTTGCTGAACGGGCACGATATACTTACTAA